In Nicotiana tabacum cultivar K326 chromosome 17, ASM71507v2, whole genome shotgun sequence, one DNA window encodes the following:
- the LOC142171877 gene encoding uncharacterized protein LOC142171877, translating to MDMRFDFTAFYGLHTLEERRYLWRDLADINIRQKGPWLIMGDYNAIRSGEDRPIGNPVQELEVRDFNSFIDDTALVEMRTNGRNFTWTNGRTYSKIDRALVNAEWMLKMPYLEVWVMDPGCSDHSPLNVSLEDNEEKVPKPFKFLNHVAEHKDFLALVSGAWQGSNEDNTMKDVWKILKRVKQAMNELNNTEYNVVGDKIKQCRK from the coding sequence ATGGATATGAGGTTTGATTTTACTGCATTCTATGGCTTGCATACATTGGAAGAAAGAAGATACTTGTGGAGAGACTTAGCTGATATAAATATTAGGCAAAAGGGCCCATGGCTAATCATGGGAGACTACAATGCCATCAGGTCAGGAGAGGATAGGCCAATTGGGAATCCTGTACAAGAATTAGAGGTGAGAGATTTCAATAGTTTCATAGATGATACTGCTTTGGTTGAAATGAGGACCAATGGAAGGAATTTCACATGGACAAATGGGCGCACGTACAGCAAAATAGACAGAGCTTTGGTCAATGCTGAGTGGATGCTGAAAATGCCATATCTGGAGGTATGGGTAATGGATCCAGGATGCTCTGACCACTCACCCCTAAATGTGTCATTAGAAGATAATGAAGAGAAAGTTCCCAAACCTTTCAAGTTTCTAAATCATGTAGCTGAACACAAAGACTTCCTAGCTCTAGTTAGTGGAGCATGGCAAGGGAGTAATGAAGACAATACCATGAAAGATGTATGGAAAATATTGAAAAGAGTGAAACAAGCTATGAATGAGCTGAATAATACAGAGTATAATGTAGTAGGAGACAAGATTAAACAGTGCAGGAAATAA